TTGATCGTGATTATGTCGGTAACTCCGTGGAGCGCGGTGGACCCCGCACGCAGTCCCTTTGTCGCTCTGTTTGTGCTGGCAGGGCTCCCTTCTGCCGCCAGCCTGATTAACTTTGTGGTGCTGACTTCCGCTGCCTCTTCGGCTAACAGTGGTGTCTTCTCGACCAGTCGTATGCTGTTTGGTCTGGCGCAGGATGGTCAGGCCCCCGCGATGTTTGCCAAACTTTCAAAACGCGCCATACCGGCAAAAGGTCTGACCTTCTCCTGTATGTGTCTGCTGGGGGGCGTGGTGATGTTGATTGTTAATCCCAGCGTTATTTCTGCGTTTACTATGATCACCACGGTATCGGCGATTCTGTTTATGTTTGTCTGGAGCATTATTCTGTGCTCGTATCTGGTCTATCGCAAAAAACGCCCGCAACTACATCAGCAGTCGGCCTATAAAATGCCATATGGTCGATTCATGTCCTGGGTTTGTCTGGCGTTTTTTGCCTTCGTTCTGGTGCTGTTAACGCTGGAAAAAGATACCTGCCAGTCGCTCATTGTGACGCCATTGTGGTTTATTTTGCTGGCAGCAGGATGGCTACTGACGGGCAATAAAAAGCGCGAAGGAAAGTAAAAACGAGGGCTAACAGCCGGGTGTGACAAGCTGTTAGCCCTGTTTTTTTATCTGTAACCGGTCACCTGCGTTGTGTGATCAACTGAGAACGCGGTACAAATCGCGATCAGAGATTACAGAATGGTGCGGATACTCTCCGTCAGGGATGTCGTGGGGTGACCCATCAGCGCACTAAGGGCATGGCTATCGTCGAATAAACCGCCTTTCGACGCACCGATATCTGAATTTGCCAGCATCTCTGCCAGTCCCGCTGGCAGGCCAGCACTTTTCAGTGCATCCACGAAATCAGCTTCGCTGAGATTCTGATAGGTGACGTTTTTACCACTTTGCTGACTTAGCTCCGCCACCAGTTCACTCAGTGTCCAGCTTTTATCGGCGGCCAGCTCATAGACTTTTCCGGCATGACCGGTTTCAGTCATCACCCTGGCCGCTGCCTGGGCATAATCAGCGCGCGGCGCGGCGGCAATTTTTCCCTCACCCGCCGCACCGATAAAGACGCCATGCTCGAGCGCCGCTGGCACACTGGCAAGATAATTTTCAATGTACCAGCCATTGCGCAGGAGTGTGTATGGAATACCGGCGTCAGCCAGCATTTGCTCAGTGACAATATGTTCATCACAGAGGCCAAGCAGGGCTTTATCTGCATGTAGCAGGCTGGTATAAGCGATAAATTTCACACCGGCAGTTTTAGCCGCATTGATAACATTGCGGTGTTGCTGTATGCGCTGACCGGGCTCGCTGGCAGAGATAAACAGCAGCTTATCGATGCCCTGTAGCGCCTTCTCCAGTGCGGGCTGATCAGTATAATCCGCCTGGCGTATAGTAATCCCCTGCTGGCGCAGCCCTTGCGCTTTTTCCGGGTTACGGACAATGGCCACAATCTGGCTGGCCGGTACAGTTTTTAACAGATTTTGTATCACCAGTTGGCCCAGCTGGCCAGTGGCACCGGTAATTGCGATCATCAGATTCTCCTTCGTATTGAGTGACAATGATGCTAAATTAGCATTGTTACTAACTTTTAGTAAGTACGTACAAAAAGGTAAGTATGAAAAAGAATAGCCTAACGCTGAGTGAACAGATATGTCGTGGTAATCTGTTCGCTGAAGCCTGCCCATCGCGCGATGTCCTGAAACATGTGACCAGCCGCTGGGGAATATTAATTTTGATGGCACTACGTACAGGTACGCACCGCTTCAGTGAGTTACGACGTAAGATGGGTGGCGTCAGTGAAAAGATGCTGGCCCAGTCATTGCAGGCGCTGGAAGAGGATGGTTTTATTAATCGCTTTTCCCGGCCGGTCGTGCCGCCGCATGTCGAATACAGTCTGACCCCGCTCGGCGAACAGGTGAGTGAAAAAGTTGCTGCATTAGCCGACTGGGTTGAGTTGCATCTGCCGGTGGTACTGGCTAACCATAAGAAAAGAAAGTAATGGCGTTATTGTTCTGCTATCCGCATGGCTGAAAGGGGATAGTCATAGGGAGGAAACATGTTAGGCCAAATAAGTCAGATTGCACGTACTGCCGGTCACGCCATTATGGCGGTTTATAACGGCGAAAAACCGGTTAATATGACCCTTAAAGCAGACGACTCTCCGGTAACGGCGGCAGATGTTGCGGCTCATGAGGTGATACTTCATGGCTTGCAGACGCTGACACCGGATATTCCTGTGCTCTCTGAAGAGGCACCGGAGAAGTGGCCTGTGCGTCAGCACTGGCAACGTTACTGGCTGGTCGATCCGCTGGATGGTACGAAAGAGTTTATTAAACGTAATGGTGAATTTACTGTCAATATTGCACTGATTGAGCAGGGAAAACCGGTTCTTGGTGTGATTTATGTTCCTGTCTTCCAGGTGTTGTATTGCGCCGCCGCGGGGCGGGCATACAAAGAAGAAAAGGGGGTTCGTCAACCTATTCAGGTTCGGGATAGTCAGCCGCCGCGTATTGTTATCAGTCATTCCCACGCGAATGATCGCCAGTTGCAGGCGTATCTGGCAGAAATCGGTGAACATCAGACAACATCGATCGGTTCATCACTGAAATTTTGTCTGGTAGCAGAAGGAGCCGCTCAGATCTATCCCCGCTTCGGGCCGACCAATATCTGGGATACAGCAGCGGGTCATGCTATCGCCCTGGCGGCAGGGGCACATATTCGCGACTGGCAGGGAGCAGAGCTGGACTATACGCCACGCGAATCTTTCCTGAATCCCGGCTTTCGGGTCTCTGTTGACTGATCGGCTGCAGGCAGGGGCGTGTTAAAGGGATGAGCGCGGAAAAACGGCTCCCTCAGGAGCCGTCAGCGATTATTGTACCGACTCCTGTTCGCCCGCTATCTCTTCATCGTGTTTGACCGGAGAGGCCGCGGTTTTATCGTCGATCCGGGTTACCAGTAACTGGTCGATGCGGTAATTATCGATATCGACCACTTCAAACTTATAACCGGAGAATTTTACCGCGTCAGTACGTTTGGGGATCTTACGCAGCATAAACATCATAAAACCGCCAATTGTTTCATAGCTGTCAGATTGCGGAAATTCATCAATATCCAGTACCCGCATGACATCATCAATCGGTGTTCCCCCATCCACCAGCCATGAATCACCATCTCGCGCGACAATTTGTTCTTCCAGCCCCTGGCCGACCAGATCGCCCATCAGGGTTGTCATGACGTCATTAAGGGTGATAATTCCCACCACTAACGCATATTCGTTCATGATCACGGCAAAATCTTCTCCCGCCGCTTTAAAGCTCTCCAGAGCATCTGACAAGGTCAGGGTATCAGGCACAATCAGCGTATTACGGATCTGGACACCCCCGGTCAGTACCAGGCTTTGATTAGCCAGAACCCGGTTGAGTAAATCCTTTGAGTCAACGTAGCCAATAATATGGTCGATATCTTCATTACAGACCAGAAATTTGGAGTGCGAATGGGCGGCAATTTTTTCCTTCAGCGTTTGTTCATCTTCATGTAAGTCAAACCAGATAACACTTTCGCGCGGCGTCATGGATGAGGGTACGGTGCGGGATTCCAGTTCGAATACGTTCTCGATCAGTTCATGTTCCTGTTTACGCAGCACGCCTGCCAGGGCACCGGCTTCGACAACCGCGTAGATATCATCAGACGTAATATCTTCTTTACGCACCATCGGAATATTGAAGAAGCGAAAGAGATGGTTCGCCAGCCCATTGAATAACCACACTATCGGGCGGAAAACCAGCAGACAGAAGCGCATCGGGTTGATGATTCGTAAAACCACGGTTTCCGGTTCAGTCATCGCGATGCGTTTCGGAGCCAGGTCAGCAAACAGAATAAACAGACTGGTGACCAGCGTAAAAGAGAGAATAAAGCTCAGTTGTTCGGAAATTTCATGGGGCATATAGCGGCTCAACAGGCTATTGAAAACCGGTGAGAACGCAGCGTCGCCGACGATACCGCCCAGGATCGCCACCGCATTAAGCCCAATTTGTACTACAGTAAAGAAGGTGCCGGGGTTCTCCTGCATTTTGAGAACATGTTGCGCGTTCACATTACCATCGTCAGCTAATAATTTGAGCTTAATTTTACGTGAAGCAGCCAGAGAAATTTCTGATATCGAAAAAAATGCACTGGCGGCAATCAGACCAAAAATGAATAAAATGCTATTTAACATAGTTTATCCAGCTAAATTAGCCGGATCCTCGGAAGGGAAGTTAATGACTTTCATATAAAACAGATAAAAAAACGGTTCGCAAATGCTGAACAAATAATAACGCCGATTAGTATAGCGTAACTGACTGTAAAATCGCCAGAGCATTCCTGCTTTCTCCTGATTGGCCAGGCCTTAAGTCGTGTTAATATTATCTTTTGACTCTCGATAATTGGTTTTTTTGTCAGACCGTGAACAAAGCGTTCGTTTCTGCGGAGTAACGAAGATTTCAGGAGAAAGCGTGCTACAAATCAGCCGGTTATGTGCCATAAGTCTGTTGCTTATCAGCGGTGCGGTCAGTGCTGCCAGTGTGCGTTTACAGGTCGATGGCTTATCGGGAGATCTGGAAAAAAATGTCCTTGATCAGCTCTCTACGATCAAAAGTGATGAAGTGACCGCTGACCGACGTTTTCGTGCGCGGGTTGATGACGCCATTCGTGAAGGGTTGAGAGCGCTGGGTTACTATCAACCGACTATCGACTTTGATTTACAGCCATCGGCCAAAAAAGGGCACCATTTGTTGCGTGTTAAGGTCACGCCCGGCGAGCCGGTGCGTATTGGCGGCACAACGGTTCTTTTGCATGGCAGTGCCCGCACCGATCAGGATTATCTCGATTTATTAAAACAGCGCCCGGCAATCGGCACGGTGCTTAATCATGGCGATTATGACCGTTTTAAACGTTCCCTTAATCAGCTTGCGCTGCATAAAGGCTATTTTGATAGTGAATTCACCAAGAGCCAGCTTGGCGTTTCTCTCGATCGTCATCAGGCTTTTTGGGATATCGATTATAACAGTGGTGAACGTTATCGTTTCGGTCAGGTTTCATTTAGCGGTTCACAGATTGACGATCAATATCTACAAAATCTGGTGCCATTCCATTCGGGAGATGACTACACATCAGATGATCTGGCAGAGCTCAACCGCCGTCTGACCGCAACGGGATGGTTCAGTTCCGTAGTCGTCGCGCCCGATTTCACAGACTCACGGCAAAGTAAGGTGTTACCCCTGCATGGCGTGGTAGTGCCACGGAAACAGAACAGCGTCGAAACTGGTATCGGTTATTCGACCGATGTCGGACCGCAGTTAAAAATGACGTGGAAAAAACCGTGGATCAATGCGATGGGACATAGCCTGAGCACCAGCGTTAGCCTCTCCACCGTAGAGCCAGAAGCGGATTTCAGCTATAAGATGCCACTATTAAAAAATCCACTGGAACAATACTATCTGGTGCAGGGCGGATTTAAGCGCACTGATCTGCATGATACCAACGCAGACTCCGCCACCGTGGGCATTTCCCGTTACTGGCAAATGTCGAGTGGCTGGCAACGTGCGATCAATTTACGCTGGCGTCTTGATCACTTTACGCAAGCGAGTATTACCAATACCACCATGCTTATCTACCCAGGCATATCGGTCAACCGCACACGAGCTCGGGGCGGGCTGATGCCAGTATGGGGCGATTCTCAACGTTACTCAATAGATTATGCCAGTACCGCCTGGGGATCAGATATCAATTTACTGATCCTGCAGGCCCAGGAGGTATGGATCCGCACACTGCGTGATCGTCATCGTTTTGTGCTGCGCGGTAATCTTGGCTGGATGGATAGTGACAGTTTCAGCCGGGTGCCACCCGATTTGCGCTTCTTCGCGGGCGGCGATCGCAGTATCCGGGGATATGCTTATAAATCCATCTCGCCTGAAGATAACGACAATGAACTGACAGGCGCATCAAAGCTGATGACCGGATCGCTGGAGTATCAATACAATGTGAGTGGCAAATGGTGGGGAGCGCTGTTCATGGATAGCGGTGAAGCCGTCAATGATATTCGTCGCAGCCATTTCAAAACCGGAGCGGGTCTGGGGGTACGCTGGCAGTCACCTGTCGGCCCTGTTAAGCTCGATATCGCACGCCCGATCGCCGACAAAGACAAACACGGTGTGCAGCTTTATCTCGCGCTGGGACCTGAATTATGAGTCGCTGGAAAAAAGTCAGTGCTGGCATCGTCATTTTTTTACTGCTCCTGATAGTAGCGGTAGGTGCGTTGCTGACCACGACCAGTGGCCTGCATCTGTTGCTCAGGGCGGCGGATCGCTGGACACCGGGGCTGGATATTGGTCGTGTCAGTGGTGGCTGGCGTGACCTAACCCTCAATGAAGTACATTTTGCCCAGCCAGGGGTGACGGTGAGCGTCGGCCAGTTACATCTGGCGGTAAAACTCCGCTGTCTGTGGGATCGCCGTTTGTGTGTCGATGATCTCTCACTACGCGATCTCGCTATCGTGATCGACACGCATAATATGCCGCCAGCAAAACCGGTGACCAACAAGGAAAAGCCGCTTAACCTCGCGCTGCCTTATCCTCTGGAACTGAAACATATCGCTTTGCAGAATATGCATATCGCGGTTGATGATACGGCCATTGCGATACAGAATTTCTCTACGGCGATTCACTGGCAGGAGAAAAACCTGACCCTGATGCCCAGCTGGCTACAGGGCATGACGATAGTGTTACCCGAGACGAAAAAGGCCGCAGACAATCCGTCAGTGACGTCGGTATCCGCTCGCCCGCCATCCCCTGCAGAGCCGATTTCTGCTCTCTTCTCTCAGCCACTGTTAGCGAAAATCAACGATGGCCATTTACCCCTGAATCTGACGATCGAAGCCTTTCATGGCGAGCGGTTACGGCTGAACGGAAACTTCCCGATCACGATCGGGAATTTATTGCTAAAAGTCCGTAGCCGTGAAGATGAGATAACCCTCGATACTCTGAATATCGATTCCGATCAGGGTAAATTACGTGCCTCAGGCGATATGCAACTTCACGGTGCATGGCCGGTAAAGCTGACACTGAACAGTATCCTGAACATCGGTGCGCTGGAAAATGAGCGCGCCACATTGAACCTCAACGGAGAACTGCGCAACAAGATGCAGTTCGGGATGGCGTTAGCCGGGCCGCTGGCGGCGAAGCTGGATGGTGAAATAGTGCTAGCAGAAGCCGGGCTACCGCTGAATATCGCCCTCAATAGTCCCCATCTGTACTGGCCGCTGAGTGGCGAAAAACAGATCGAGGCCGATAATCTGCAACTGAATATCAGTGGCAAAATAACGGATTACACCATCGCATTCAGTAGCGCAATATGCGGAGCATCGCTGCCACCCGCGGGTGTGGCGCTTCATGCCAACGGCAATCAACAGCAGCTGAACCTGGATAAGCTGACGATCACAGCTTTGCAAGGGAAAACTGAGCTGCAAGGGTTGCTCGACTGGCAGCAGGCGCTAAGCTGGCAGGGTGAACTGACATTTAACGGCATTAATACCACGAAAATGATACCTGACGGGCCTGTGAAACTGAACGGTCAGCTTAAATCACACGGCAGCCTGTATGGTGGAAGCTGGCAGGTCGCGGTGCCGGAACTGAAAATGAGTGGCAACATCAGAGGAAATAACCTGGATGTCAGTGGTTCGTTGCAGGGTAACAGCTATATGCAGTGGACAACACCGGGTTTGTCTCTGGTAGTGGGGAAAAATCGCCTCGCCGTAAAAGGAGAACTGGGGGAAAAAAATCTGAATCTGGATGCGGTTATCGATGCCCCCAGACTGGATCAGACATGGACGGGACTCAGTGGGACAGTGAAAGGTGAATTAAAAGCGCGCGGCACGGTGGATGCCCCCCAGTGGCTGGCCGATCTCAGTGCCAATAGCTTGCGCTGGCAGGAATTAACGATTGCCCACATCAGTATCGCTGGCGAGGTGCAACCCAGCGCCCCGGTTACCGGTAACCTGAATCTACGCCTTGATCGGCTGAACCAGCCGGGCATGACGATCAAACAGTTACAGCTGGCGATGAAAGGCAATGAGAAACAGCATCATCTGACGCTAAAAGCAGAGGGCGATCCGCTTTCCGGGCAACTGGCGTTGACGGGAGCATTTGATCGCCAGAGCGCAAGCTGGCAGGGAACGCTGAGCGATACACGTTTACAGACTCCGGTCGGGCCGGTTGCGCTGGTACACAATGTGGCGCTGGATTACCGCTATGCTGCACAGGAAATGCGTATTGGCCCACATTGCTGGCGTCACCCTCAAGCGGAGCTTTGTGCACCACAAACTATCGAAGCCGGGCGTTCCGGCCATGTGGTCGCCCGGCTCAATTATCTCAATTTAGCGATGCTGGCACCCTTTTTACCACCAGAAACTCATGCCAGTGGGGTATTGAGTGGTCATACCGATATTCGCTGGGACACCACGCAATCATCGCTGCCGCAGGGAAAGGTCACGTTAAGCGGGCGGGATGTTAAAATCAGCCAGACGATCAATGAAATAGCGCTACCTTTCGCCTTCGATACCCTGAATGTCACGGCTTTGTTGCAGAATAATCGTGCACAGCTGGAGTGGCTGATGCGCCTGACGAACCACAGTCAACTGGATGGGCAAATCCAGATTAACGATCCACAAGGACGCCGTCATCTTGCGGGTCATATCAATATTGACCATATCGCGCTGGCCATGATCAAACCGCTGCTTGCCAGAGGAGAGGCCCAGGGGGAACTCAATGCCCATTTACGCCTCGCGGGGAGTGTCAGATCTCCGCAGCTCTACGGTCAGATGTTGCTGAGTGATGCCGATATAGACGCTAACTTTATGCCATTCGATATGCAGCCCAGCCAGTTAGCCATCAATTTCAACGGTGCGCGTTCTACGCTACAGGGGACGGTGAATACTCGCCAGGGCGATATTGCGCTCAGTGGCGATGCCGACTGGACGCAGATCGATAACTGGCGGGCGCAGATAGCGGCCAGCGGTCATCAGGTGAGGATCACGGTGCCACCGATGGCACGGCTGGATATCTCACCCGATATCAGGGTGACCGCCACCCCGAATTTGCTCACCCTGGATGGTCGTGTTGATATCCCGTGGGCGCGCATCGTTGTGGATCAAGTACCGGAAAGTGCGGTGGCGATCTCGGGCGATGAGGTGATGCTGGATAAAAATCTCAAACCGATTCATCCACAACACAGCAGTATGCCGATTAACAGTAATCTGATGATTCATATTGGCAACGATGCCCGTCTGAGTGCCTTTGGTTTAAAAGCCCGCCTGACTGGCGATCTGCAAGTCTCGCAGGATAAGCAGGGGCTGGGACTCAATGGGCAGATCACCATTCCGCAAGGACGTTTTCATGCCTATGGTCAGGATTTACTGGTACGCAAAGGTGAACTGCTGTTCTCCGGTTCGCCTGAACAGCCGATGCTTAATATTGAGGCCATTCGTAATCCGGATGTCACAGAGGATGGCGTGATTGCCGGTGTGCGCGTCACGGGTACTGCCGACCAGCCGAAAGCGGAGATCTTCTCTGATCCGGCCATGTCTCAGCAGCAGGCGTTATCTTACCTGCTACGTGGACAGGGATTGGGCAGTGAACAGAACGATAGTGCCGCAATGACCTCGATCCTGGTGGGACTGGGGGTTGCACAAAGTGGTCAGATTATGGGTAAAATTGGCGAAACATTTGGTATCAGCAATCTGGTACTGGATACTGAAGGCGCCGGTGATACTTCCCAGGTGGTGGTCAGCGGCTATGTGTTACCGGGTTTGCAGGTCAAATATGGCGTCGGTATTTTTGACTCGCTGGCAACACTGACATTACGTTATCGTCTGATGCCACAACTCTATCTCGAGGCGATATCTGGCGTCGATCAGGCACTTGACTTGCTCTATCAGTTTGAGTTTTAGCAATGCGAATATTTGTCTATGGTAGTTTGCGACGCAAACAAGGCAACAGTCACTGGATGACCAATGCACAATGGCTGGGTGATCATCAGATCAACGGCTATCAGCTCTATAACCTGGGATTCTATCCGGGGGCGATGCCAGGGAAAGGTATTCTCTGTGGTGAAGTTTATCGTATTGACGCATCGACCCTGGCTGAACTGGATGCCCTGCGTATTCAGAACGGTGAATACGATCGTCATTTGATCGCTACCCCTTATGGCAACGCATGGATGTACGTTTATCAGGGTCCGATCAACCATGCGACCCGGATAGTGAGTGGTGACTGGTTAGATCGGGATCGGGGTATGTAATCGATCACAACACCTCCAGCGGCAAATCGCGTTGGAGGCTGCTGTTTTATACGCCCGCGTGCAGGATGCGAATATTCATATCCAGCACATGGTCTTTGGTTGCTTCATTGTACGCTTTCATATGCGGGGTTTGCAGATGGGCTTCGAGATGTGCCACGCTCTCCCACTGCTCAACCATCACAATAGAGTCTGGTGATGTGCTTTGAAAACTGACGCCAGCCGCATAATCAACCATCGGCATATAGCCGTGGCATCCGGCTTCCTGTAAAACCAGCGGGACGATTTTAGCGAATTGATCGAGCACCGCCTGGCGGTGATGCTGGCCTGGGCGTGTGCGAATTTCTGCAATGACAGTCAACATGATGAACTCCTTTTTATAGATATGCAGGGCCTGAGAGGTGATCTCATTAGCGCTATTTTGCTTGTCATTTTGGCCTTGGGCAATATCAGAAATCCTTACCGGTTTTGTGTCTGTTGCGATTTCCTGATGTCATCTGTCACCAAACTGACTGAGCAGCGATTCAGTTAAGCAAAAATAGTCCTCTGCGGTTTGTTATTTTTTGCCCCAGATCGGAATATTTTGAATCTGTCTGCCACGAGCTGGCGGGATTTGACTGACAATATCACCCGGTATCATGTTTTGTGACTCAGGCGGTGAGATAGGGTATTATCGGCGCTAGTTTTGCCGTCCGTCTGGACGATATGCCGAGATTGAGGATTGACAATTAATGAGTGATATGGCCGAGCGCCTCGCGCTGCATGAATTTACGGAAAATGCTTATCTGAACTACTCCATGTACGTCATTATGGACAGAGCATTACCGTTTATTGGCGATGGTCTGAAGCCTGTTCAGCGCCGCATCATTTATGCAATGTCTGAGCTGGGGTTGAATGCCAGCGCAAAATTCAAAAAGTCCGCCCGTACTGTGGGTGATGTGTTGGGTAAATATCATCCACATGGCGATAGCGCCTGTTATGAGGCGATGGTGCTGATGGCACAACCTTTCTCTTATCGTTATCCCTTAGTGGATGGGCAAGGGAACTGGGGGGCACCCGATGATCCAAAATCCTTCGCGGCCATGCGTTATACCGAATCCCGGCTCTCAAAATATGCGGAGCTATTGCTCAGTGAGCTGGG
The sequence above is drawn from the Enterobacteriaceae bacterium ESL0689 genome and encodes:
- a CDS encoding SDR family oxidoreductase; the protein is MIAITGATGQLGQLVIQNLLKTVPASQIVAIVRNPEKAQGLRQQGITIRQADYTDQPALEKALQGIDKLLFISASEPGQRIQQHRNVINAAKTAGVKFIAYTSLLHADKALLGLCDEHIVTEQMLADAGIPYTLLRNGWYIENYLASVPAALEHGVFIGAAGEGKIAAAPRADYAQAAARVMTETGHAGKVYELAADKSWTLSELVAELSQQSGKNVTYQNLSEADFVDALKSAGLPAGLAEMLANSDIGASKGGLFDDSHALSALMGHPTTSLTESIRTIL
- a CDS encoding helix-turn-helix domain-containing protein; this encodes MKKNSLTLSEQICRGNLFAEACPSRDVLKHVTSRWGILILMALRTGTHRFSELRRKMGGVSEKMLAQSLQALEEDGFINRFSRPVVPPHVEYSLTPLGEQVSEKVAALADWVELHLPVVLANHKKRK
- the cysQ gene encoding 3'(2'),5'-bisphosphate nucleotidase CysQ, coding for MLGQISQIARTAGHAIMAVYNGEKPVNMTLKADDSPVTAADVAAHEVILHGLQTLTPDIPVLSEEAPEKWPVRQHWQRYWLVDPLDGTKEFIKRNGEFTVNIALIEQGKPVLGVIYVPVFQVLYCAAAGRAYKEEKGVRQPIQVRDSQPPRIVISHSHANDRQLQAYLAEIGEHQTTSIGSSLKFCLVAEGAAQIYPRFGPTNIWDTAAGHAIALAAGAHIRDWQGAELDYTPRESFLNPGFRVSVD
- a CDS encoding hemolysin family protein, encoding MLNSILFIFGLIAASAFFSISEISLAASRKIKLKLLADDGNVNAQHVLKMQENPGTFFTVVQIGLNAVAILGGIVGDAAFSPVFNSLLSRYMPHEISEQLSFILSFTLVTSLFILFADLAPKRIAMTEPETVVLRIINPMRFCLLVFRPIVWLFNGLANHLFRFFNIPMVRKEDITSDDIYAVVEAGALAGVLRKQEHELIENVFELESRTVPSSMTPRESVIWFDLHEDEQTLKEKIAAHSHSKFLVCNEDIDHIIGYVDSKDLLNRVLANQSLVLTGGVQIRNTLIVPDTLTLSDALESFKAAGEDFAVIMNEYALVVGIITLNDVMTTLMGDLVGQGLEEQIVARDGDSWLVDGGTPIDDVMRVLDIDEFPQSDSYETIGGFMMFMLRKIPKRTDAVKFSGYKFEVVDIDNYRIDQLLVTRIDDKTAASPVKHDEEIAGEQESVQ
- a CDS encoding autotransporter assembly complex protein TamA; its protein translation is MLQISRLCAISLLLISGAVSAASVRLQVDGLSGDLEKNVLDQLSTIKSDEVTADRRFRARVDDAIREGLRALGYYQPTIDFDLQPSAKKGHHLLRVKVTPGEPVRIGGTTVLLHGSARTDQDYLDLLKQRPAIGTVLNHGDYDRFKRSLNQLALHKGYFDSEFTKSQLGVSLDRHQAFWDIDYNSGERYRFGQVSFSGSQIDDQYLQNLVPFHSGDDYTSDDLAELNRRLTATGWFSSVVVAPDFTDSRQSKVLPLHGVVVPRKQNSVETGIGYSTDVGPQLKMTWKKPWINAMGHSLSTSVSLSTVEPEADFSYKMPLLKNPLEQYYLVQGGFKRTDLHDTNADSATVGISRYWQMSSGWQRAINLRWRLDHFTQASITNTTMLIYPGISVNRTRARGGLMPVWGDSQRYSIDYASTAWGSDINLLILQAQEVWIRTLRDRHRFVLRGNLGWMDSDSFSRVPPDLRFFAGGDRSIRGYAYKSISPEDNDNELTGASKLMTGSLEYQYNVSGKWWGALFMDSGEAVNDIRRSHFKTGAGLGVRWQSPVGPVKLDIARPIADKDKHGVQLYLALGPEL
- a CDS encoding translocation/assembly module TamB, with the translated sequence MSRWKKVSAGIVIFLLLLIVAVGALLTTTSGLHLLLRAADRWTPGLDIGRVSGGWRDLTLNEVHFAQPGVTVSVGQLHLAVKLRCLWDRRLCVDDLSLRDLAIVIDTHNMPPAKPVTNKEKPLNLALPYPLELKHIALQNMHIAVDDTAIAIQNFSTAIHWQEKNLTLMPSWLQGMTIVLPETKKAADNPSVTSVSARPPSPAEPISALFSQPLLAKINDGHLPLNLTIEAFHGERLRLNGNFPITIGNLLLKVRSREDEITLDTLNIDSDQGKLRASGDMQLHGAWPVKLTLNSILNIGALENERATLNLNGELRNKMQFGMALAGPLAAKLDGEIVLAEAGLPLNIALNSPHLYWPLSGEKQIEADNLQLNISGKITDYTIAFSSAICGASLPPAGVALHANGNQQQLNLDKLTITALQGKTELQGLLDWQQALSWQGELTFNGINTTKMIPDGPVKLNGQLKSHGSLYGGSWQVAVPELKMSGNIRGNNLDVSGSLQGNSYMQWTTPGLSLVVGKNRLAVKGELGEKNLNLDAVIDAPRLDQTWTGLSGTVKGELKARGTVDAPQWLADLSANSLRWQELTIAHISIAGEVQPSAPVTGNLNLRLDRLNQPGMTIKQLQLAMKGNEKQHHLTLKAEGDPLSGQLALTGAFDRQSASWQGTLSDTRLQTPVGPVALVHNVALDYRYAAQEMRIGPHCWRHPQAELCAPQTIEAGRSGHVVARLNYLNLAMLAPFLPPETHASGVLSGHTDIRWDTTQSSLPQGKVTLSGRDVKISQTINEIALPFAFDTLNVTALLQNNRAQLEWLMRLTNHSQLDGQIQINDPQGRRHLAGHINIDHIALAMIKPLLARGEAQGELNAHLRLAGSVRSPQLYGQMLLSDADIDANFMPFDMQPSQLAINFNGARSTLQGTVNTRQGDIALSGDADWTQIDNWRAQIAASGHQVRITVPPMARLDISPDIRVTATPNLLTLDGRVDIPWARIVVDQVPESAVAISGDEVMLDKNLKPIHPQHSSMPINSNLMIHIGNDARLSAFGLKARLTGDLQVSQDKQGLGLNGQITIPQGRFHAYGQDLLVRKGELLFSGSPEQPMLNIEAIRNPDVTEDGVIAGVRVTGTADQPKAEIFSDPAMSQQQALSYLLRGQGLGSEQNDSAAMTSILVGLGVAQSGQIMGKIGETFGISNLVLDTEGAGDTSQVVVSGYVLPGLQVKYGVGIFDSLATLTLRYRLMPQLYLEAISGVDQALDLLYQFEF
- a CDS encoding gamma-glutamylcyclotransferase, giving the protein MRIFVYGSLRRKQGNSHWMTNAQWLGDHQINGYQLYNLGFYPGAMPGKGILCGEVYRIDASTLAELDALRIQNGEYDRHLIATPYGNAWMYVYQGPINHATRIVSGDWLDRDRGM
- a CDS encoding putative quinol monooxygenase gives rise to the protein MLTVIAEIRTRPGQHHRQAVLDQFAKIVPLVLQEAGCHGYMPMVDYAAGVSFQSTSPDSIVMVEQWESVAHLEAHLQTPHMKAYNEATKDHVLDMNIRILHAGV